In Maridesulfovibrio sp., the following proteins share a genomic window:
- a CDS encoding sigma 54-interacting transcriptional regulator yields the protein MTNESPYIVNGLIGQQFRLPDILNKVPIGIAVLDIEGRLTLANRAWQTITGADPETMHGLKCYLGLRCDYCFKGCPVMADKADFLPISVDADIIDRTRTKVPIRLTISPIVNSDNVISGFVETIQDIRQVAELSSTASKAYSLGGLIGTSPEMVKIFSMVPSIAATDSSVLITGETGTGKDVLAEAIHNASDRAGAPFIKVNCGALPETLLESELFGHVKGAFTGANEDRPGRIKLAHNGSFFLTEIGDLPLPLQVKLLSFLDDKVVHPLGSSRGFNADVRVIVATHRNLKMMVEEKTFRADLLFRLNVVHLHLPPLRERGDDILLLKNHFLMEYSNKFNKKINGFTQKSAKILSAYHYPGNVRELSNIVEYAVNFCDRDIIGSKHLPAYLTEQDILRPVIGSNQTMHEHAVPVEYRSAQNWDDAERQMVIEALIKCGGRKGEAARILGWSRSTFWRKMNKHSISG from the coding sequence GTGACAAACGAATCCCCATACATAGTCAACGGCCTGATTGGACAGCAGTTCAGGCTCCCGGATATTTTAAACAAAGTCCCTATCGGCATTGCCGTGCTGGACATTGAAGGCCGCCTCACGCTTGCCAACCGAGCATGGCAGACCATCACCGGAGCCGATCCGGAAACCATGCATGGGCTGAAGTGCTACCTAGGCCTGCGCTGCGACTATTGTTTCAAAGGCTGCCCGGTTATGGCTGACAAGGCGGACTTCCTGCCCATCTCAGTTGATGCCGATATCATCGACCGTACAAGAACCAAAGTTCCTATCCGGCTGACCATCTCACCAATTGTAAATAGTGATAATGTAATTTCCGGATTCGTTGAAACCATTCAGGATATCCGGCAGGTAGCGGAACTTAGCAGCACGGCCAGCAAAGCCTATTCTCTGGGCGGGCTTATCGGCACAAGCCCGGAAATGGTAAAAATTTTCAGCATGGTCCCCTCCATTGCAGCAACAGATTCTTCTGTCCTGATCACCGGGGAAACCGGGACAGGCAAAGACGTGCTGGCCGAAGCCATCCACAACGCTTCCGACCGCGCGGGCGCGCCGTTCATCAAAGTAAACTGCGGCGCACTTCCGGAAACACTGCTGGAATCGGAACTTTTCGGGCATGTAAAAGGAGCCTTCACCGGGGCTAACGAGGACAGACCGGGCCGCATCAAACTGGCCCATAACGGGTCTTTTTTCTTGACTGAAATTGGCGACCTGCCGCTCCCCCTGCAAGTCAAACTGCTCTCTTTTCTTGACGACAAGGTTGTCCACCCCTTGGGCAGTTCACGGGGATTCAATGCCGACGTTAGGGTTATTGTTGCCACCCATCGTAATTTAAAAATGATGGTTGAGGAAAAAACCTTCCGCGCCGATCTGCTCTTCAGGCTGAATGTCGTCCACCTGCATCTGCCTCCATTACGTGAACGCGGTGACGATATCCTGCTGCTTAAAAATCATTTTCTTATGGAATATTCCAACAAATTTAATAAGAAAATAAATGGTTTCACCCAAAAATCTGCTAAGATCCTATCCGCATATCATTATCCTGGAAATGTTCGTGAACTGAGCAATATTGTTGAGTATGCAGTCAATTTCTGTGACCGGGATATCATCGGTTCCAAACATCTTCCTGCTTACCTGACAGAACAGGACATCCTGCGTCCGGTAATCGGATCAAACCAGACCATGCATGAACACGCTGTGCCCGTTGAATACAGATCGGCCCAAAACTGGGATGATGCCGAGAGACAAATGGTCATTGAAGCCTTGATAAAATGCGGCGGCCGCAAAGGCGAAGCTGCAAGAATTCTCGGCTGGTCCCGCTCCACTTTCTGGCGCAAAATGAACAAACACTCCATAAGTGGATAA
- a CDS encoding dinitrogenase iron-molybdenum cofactor biosynthesis protein — MSHKIMIPLHNDEVAPRFDLATDVLLAKFDSAGEISERIIVLPQASADDLCSLATSDSTDAVICGGIDDEHYQYLKWKGIEVFDGVIGPIIKVLRTYKSGKLTSGDNFYL; from the coding sequence ATGTCCCATAAGATCATGATTCCTCTTCACAATGATGAGGTTGCCCCCCGTTTTGACCTTGCAACAGACGTTCTGCTGGCAAAATTCGACTCCGCCGGCGAAATCAGCGAACGTATTATTGTTCTTCCTCAGGCCTCAGCCGACGACTTATGTTCCCTCGCGACTTCAGACAGCACTGACGCTGTAATCTGCGGCGGAATTGATGATGAACACTACCAGTACCTGAAATGGAAAGGTATCGAAGTATTCGATGGCGTCATAGGCCCTATCATTAAAGTCCTGCGAACATATAAATCCGGCAAACTTACTTCCGGTGACAATTTTTACCTCTAA
- a CDS encoding response regulator, producing the protein MIVEKDSEFREHLVLRLRSEGVDITESGNLDEAEKFIRESELDGIVLGLSGFGRSSLKFMEDISPIVPDLKIILINRHNKIPLSIEAMNLGASAEISVPVDIAALVKTLRRFCAPSN; encoded by the coding sequence ATGATTGTTGAAAAGGATTCTGAATTCCGCGAACACCTTGTGCTACGACTCAGAAGTGAAGGAGTGGATATTACGGAGTCCGGAAACCTTGATGAGGCTGAGAAATTCATCCGTGAGAGTGAACTGGACGGCATTGTCTTAGGTCTGTCCGGCTTCGGACGCAGTTCCTTGAAATTCATGGAGGACATTTCACCAATCGTTCCGGATTTGAAAATTATTCTAATAAACCGGCACAATAAGATTCCGCTTTCCATTGAAGCAATGAATCTGGGGGCAAGTGCTGAAATTTCAGTTCCGGTGGATATAGCCGCTTTGGTTAAAACCCTGCGCAGATTCTGCGCACCGTCAAACTAA
- a CDS encoding CBS domain-containing protein: MNIFKVKELMIPAEEYCRVKKETTLHEAMAQLVIQGEEKGLAHPHRDLLVEDDDGSIIGKVTMLDIFKSMEPGYFKMDYKDHPSVLSKDYVQKIYADFNLWSEPLSTLCQKCAGLRVEELMHTPSKSEIINEEDSIDKALHSFILGLHQPILVQKEGRITGVLRLGDIFENVRETILSCETKTA; the protein is encoded by the coding sequence GTGAATATTTTTAAGGTCAAAGAATTAATGATCCCGGCTGAAGAATATTGCCGGGTAAAAAAGGAAACGACACTTCACGAAGCTATGGCTCAACTGGTCATACAAGGCGAAGAGAAGGGGCTTGCGCATCCGCACCGCGATCTGCTTGTGGAAGACGATGACGGCAGCATAATTGGGAAAGTAACTATGCTCGATATATTTAAATCCATGGAACCAGGCTATTTTAAAATGGATTACAAGGACCATCCAAGTGTGCTGAGCAAAGATTACGTCCAGAAAATATATGCTGACTTCAATCTTTGGTCTGAACCTCTCAGCACTCTTTGCCAGAAGTGCGCCGGATTAAGGGTGGAAGAGTTGATGCATACTCCGAGCAAAAGTGAAATCATCAATGAAGAAGACAGTATAGATAAAGCCCTTCATTCTTTTATACTCGGACTTCACCAGCCTATACTTGTCCAAAAAGAAGGCAGGATAACCGGAGTTCTACGCCTTGGAGATATCTTTGAAAATGTCAGAGAAACAATTCTCAGCTGTGAGACTAAAACAGCCTAA
- a CDS encoding SLC13 family permease yields MSAVIANKSGFDFKRLFFMLLGIALFALVYYCPAWPDAIDPGGEHFVLTKEAKGAIGVFLLAGTWWVFEVVPIGVTSLAIGVLQAMFFIRPAKVAFKDFMDPSVLFIFASIMIGLVFTKTGLTKRLAYKMLMVVGEKTSRIYLGVFVVTALLTHIMAHTAVAATVYPLLLAIYSLYGEGEKPTKFGKGLFIGMAYVAGAGSVVTLLGAARGAVAIGFYNQILGKDITFFELTYYMAPIGWTMIFLLWGFFMVFLKPEKDVIPGLREKARDLNTQMGPLSRDEIMAAILVGGVILIMSLRSFIPELKAIDKTSIILVSSISFFVFKILDINDLEDIPWNIILLFAGAMSIGFCLWDTGAAKWMAVNWLVLFQESSGFIFIMSIAFFVLMMTNFIMNVAAIAISLPVALVIAPYLGVAPEVILFASLVVAGMPFLLLVGAAPNAIAYDSKQFTTGEFFMYGIPASLMLLAVVAFFVKVIWPIMGMHVSLPG; encoded by the coding sequence ATGAGTGCTGTAATTGCAAACAAGTCAGGATTTGATTTCAAAAGGCTGTTCTTCATGCTGCTGGGCATCGCCCTTTTTGCCCTTGTCTATTATTGCCCGGCATGGCCGGATGCAATTGATCCAGGAGGAGAACATTTCGTCCTGACCAAAGAAGCAAAAGGTGCTATCGGAGTCTTTCTACTGGCAGGCACATGGTGGGTTTTTGAAGTTGTACCCATCGGTGTTACTTCGCTGGCAATCGGCGTTCTTCAGGCCATGTTTTTCATCAGACCGGCCAAAGTTGCATTCAAGGATTTCATGGACCCCTCGGTTCTGTTTATCTTTGCATCCATCATGATCGGTCTCGTATTCACAAAAACAGGACTGACCAAGCGTCTCGCATATAAGATGCTTATGGTTGTCGGTGAAAAGACCAGCCGCATATATCTTGGGGTATTCGTTGTAACCGCGCTGCTGACCCATATCATGGCTCACACCGCTGTTGCAGCGACTGTTTACCCCCTGCTGCTGGCTATCTACTCTCTCTACGGAGAAGGTGAAAAGCCCACCAAGTTCGGCAAGGGTCTGTTCATAGGCATGGCATACGTGGCCGGAGCCGGTTCTGTCGTAACGCTTCTTGGTGCTGCACGTGGTGCGGTTGCTATCGGTTTCTACAACCAGATCCTCGGCAAGGACATTACCTTCTTCGAACTGACCTACTATATGGCCCCCATCGGCTGGACCATGATCTTCCTGCTCTGGGGCTTCTTCATGGTATTCCTGAAGCCTGAAAAGGACGTCATTCCCGGTCTGCGCGAAAAGGCGCGTGACCTTAACACTCAGATGGGACCGCTTTCCCGTGATGAAATAATGGCTGCAATCCTTGTCGGCGGAGTTATTCTTATCATGAGTCTCAGGTCTTTCATCCCCGAACTGAAGGCCATCGACAAGACTTCGATCATTCTGGTCTCGTCCATCTCCTTCTTTGTATTCAAAATTCTGGACATCAACGACCTTGAAGACATTCCATGGAACATCATCCTGCTCTTCGCTGGTGCCATGTCCATCGGTTTCTGTCTCTGGGACACCGGAGCGGCAAAATGGATGGCGGTCAACTGGCTGGTTCTCTTCCAGGAATCAAGCGGATTCATCTTCATCATGTCCATCGCTTTCTTCGTACTGATGATGACCAACTTTATCATGAACGTAGCCGCCATCGCCATCTCGCTCCCCGTAGCTCTGGTTATCGCCCCTTATCTCGGAGTTGCCCCGGAAGTAATTCTCTTCGCATCTCTGGTTGTTGCAGGTATGCCTTTCCTCCTGCTGGTAGGCGCGGCCCCCAACGCCATCGCTTACGATTCCAAGCAGTTCACCACCGGTGAATTTTTCATGTATGGAATCCCCGCAAGTCTCATGCTGCTGGCTGTAGTCGCCTTCTTCGTAAAGGTAATCTGGCCCATTATGGGAATGCATGTAAGCTTGCCGGGTTAG
- a CDS encoding transferase, whose amino-acid sequence MKQLNKLIDHIVNRVNINLREPLVDVGPYIKGLIPENSFALYYAFYSLTINHPLMFNFRHSSLGGTYFLGKCKANHSILYKSDIRGDELKRKGCIVELNGQRIKLRDDEVIKIRDSFLMKTLVHNNSHDPENLECFKISNTVSLHYANIHGTSVEGCFLEPFSSVDLSIMHDCAVGAYSYVQAGELSHKRIKPGRVWVKSGSAFEFNYQYPEEVLAKYIRMENSRPKGILMDFFDDRKEDFVPIYSSVKPELLINLPEGASVSPYAVLKGNCKVEKNVLVAQRSYIENSTLGPGANAQENCYIINSVYEGEVVTPHGGKVIYAHMGKRSFVGFNSFLNGKEDAKIKVGAGTILMPHTIIDAEEPIIIPDNYLVWGYISKQEDLEMHSIPLSDFAALKGQFRLGNMTFEGIGAKFVDGFRHRIEHILEANGAFWDGTEETAGHAQQTQDISFNILQPYPEGELQGLYPELTIDPLIPSDL is encoded by the coding sequence ATGAAACAGCTGAATAAGCTTATCGACCATATCGTCAACCGAGTGAACATCAACCTGCGCGAGCCGCTTGTGGATGTCGGCCCCTATATCAAGGGCCTCATCCCCGAAAACAGCTTCGCCCTCTACTACGCTTTCTATTCCTTAACCATCAACCACCCGCTCATGTTCAACTTTCGCCACTCCAGCCTCGGGGGAACCTACTTCCTTGGCAAATGCAAGGCGAACCACTCCATCCTCTATAAGAGTGATATCCGTGGTGATGAGCTGAAAAGAAAAGGCTGTATTGTTGAACTCAACGGACAGAGAATTAAACTCCGCGACGACGAAGTGATTAAAATCCGTGATAGTTTTCTGATGAAAACTCTTGTTCACAACAACTCTCACGACCCTGAAAACCTTGAATGTTTTAAAATATCCAACACCGTTTCTCTGCACTATGCAAACATTCACGGCACTTCCGTTGAAGGATGTTTTCTCGAACCTTTCTCCTCTGTAGACCTCTCCATCATGCACGACTGTGCAGTAGGCGCATACTCCTACGTACAGGCAGGAGAACTCTCCCACAAGCGTATTAAACCCGGACGCGTCTGGGTCAAGTCTGGCAGTGCCTTTGAGTTCAACTACCAGTACCCGGAAGAAGTACTCGCCAAATACATACGCATGGAAAACAGCAGACCCAAAGGAATCCTCATGGATTTCTTTGATGACCGCAAAGAGGACTTTGTGCCTATCTATTCGTCTGTTAAACCGGAACTGCTCATCAATCTGCCGGAAGGAGCTTCCGTCAGCCCATATGCAGTTCTCAAAGGCAACTGCAAAGTTGAAAAAAACGTTCTCGTGGCCCAGAGGTCTTACATTGAGAACTCAACCCTCGGTCCCGGAGCCAACGCGCAGGAAAACTGTTATATAATTAATTCTGTATATGAGGGAGAAGTCGTTACCCCTCATGGTGGAAAGGTCATCTACGCCCACATGGGCAAACGCTCCTTCGTAGGCTTCAACTCCTTCCTCAACGGTAAGGAAGATGCAAAGATTAAAGTCGGCGCAGGAACCATATTGATGCCGCATACGATTATCGATGCGGAAGAACCTATTATAATACCTGACAACTATTTGGTTTGGGGCTATATCAGCAAGCAGGAAGATCTCGAAATGCACTCGATTCCTCTCTCGGACTTCGCTGCACTCAAAGGACAGTTCCGTCTCGGAAACATGACCTTTGAAGGTATCGGAGCCAAATTTGTTGATGGATTCAGGCACCGTATCGAACATATTCTCGAAGCAAACGGCGCCTTCTGGGACGGTACCGAAGAAACCGCGGGCCATGCCCAGCAGACTCAGGACATATCCTTCAATATCCTTCAGCCTTATCCTGAAGGAGAATTGCAGGGACTGTATCCGGAACTGACAATCGACCCGTTGATACCCAGTGATCTGTAA
- the nhaB gene encoding sodium/proton antiporter NhaB — MPKTMSQALQKNLLGNSPDWYKLTIIGFLILNPILLAVAGPFITGWVLIAEFIFTLAMALKCYPLPAGGLLAIEAVALGMTSPDTVYKETLHNFPVILLLMFMVAGIYFMKDMLQYVFTKILTKIKSKVIISLLFCFAGAFLSAFLDALTVTAVIIAVAYGFYEIYHRFASTGKCTVSDDSLLKGECIDHLSEFRGFLRNLLMHGAVGTALGGVCTIVGEPQNLLIGHVMEWHFMEFFLQVAPVSMPVLAVGLITCIMLEVTGIFGYGYKLPLNVREILEEEARKNDEEMSLKKKAALFTQACAAVFLVLALALHIAEVGLIGLAIIVALTALNGVTEEHQIGHAFEEALPFTALLVVFFAIVAVIHDQHLFAPIIHYVLALEGKVQLAAYYIANGVLSMISDNVFVATVYVSETLKAFQEGIIDRQQFDLLAVAINTGTNIPSVATPNGQAAFLFLLTSAISPLIRLSYGEMVKLAFPYTITMSVTGLASVWYFL; from the coding sequence GTGCCCAAAACAATGTCACAGGCATTGCAGAAAAACCTATTAGGTAATTCGCCTGACTGGTACAAACTGACTATTATCGGATTCTTGATCCTGAACCCTATCCTACTGGCTGTAGCCGGCCCGTTTATAACCGGATGGGTGCTGATCGCTGAATTTATTTTCACCCTCGCGATGGCTCTCAAGTGCTACCCACTGCCCGCAGGCGGTCTTCTAGCCATTGAGGCTGTGGCCCTCGGAATGACTTCACCGGACACTGTGTACAAAGAAACCCTGCACAACTTCCCGGTCATCCTGCTCTTGATGTTCATGGTTGCAGGTATCTACTTTATGAAAGACATGCTCCAGTATGTTTTCACCAAGATACTGACCAAGATCAAATCCAAGGTAATTATTTCCCTGCTGTTCTGCTTTGCAGGTGCATTTCTGTCCGCGTTTCTAGATGCGCTTACAGTTACCGCAGTTATTATTGCCGTGGCCTACGGGTTCTACGAAATATACCACCGCTTTGCCTCCACAGGTAAATGCACCGTATCGGATGACTCCTTGCTCAAAGGTGAATGTATCGACCACCTTTCCGAGTTCCGCGGCTTCCTGCGTAACCTGCTCATGCATGGAGCTGTAGGTACTGCGCTGGGTGGTGTATGCACCATCGTTGGAGAACCCCAGAACCTGCTCATCGGTCACGTCATGGAATGGCATTTTATGGAGTTTTTTCTCCAGGTTGCACCGGTTTCAATGCCTGTACTTGCAGTAGGTCTAATAACCTGCATAATGCTGGAGGTAACCGGTATCTTCGGTTACGGCTACAAGCTTCCCCTGAACGTGCGTGAAATTCTTGAAGAAGAAGCACGCAAAAACGATGAAGAAATGAGCCTCAAGAAAAAAGCGGCCCTGTTCACTCAGGCCTGCGCCGCTGTCTTTCTGGTTCTCGCACTGGCCCTGCATATTGCGGAAGTCGGTCTGATCGGTCTGGCTATTATCGTTGCCCTTACCGCCCTTAACGGCGTCACCGAAGAACACCAGATAGGCCATGCATTTGAAGAGGCTCTGCCCTTTACAGCCCTGCTGGTTGTCTTCTTCGCCATTGTTGCAGTTATCCACGACCAGCACCTCTTTGCCCCGATAATTCACTACGTGCTTGCACTTGAAGGCAAGGTCCAGCTGGCTGCATACTACATTGCCAACGGTGTGCTCTCCATGATTTCAGACAACGTATTCGTTGCAACTGTATACGTATCCGAAACATTGAAAGCATTTCAGGAAGGCATCATTGACCGCCAGCAGTTCGACCTGCTCGCAGTTGCTATCAACACCGGTACCAACATCCCCAGTGTTGCAACTCCTAACGGTCAGGCTGCATTCCTGTTCCTCCTGACCTCCGCCATCTCGCCCCTTATCAGGCTCTCCTATGGAGAAATGGTTAAGCTGGCCTTCCCCTACACCATAACCATGTCCGTCACCGGCCTCGCTTCTGTGTGGTACTTTCTATAG
- a CDS encoding methyl-accepting chemotaxis protein — MKFKSINSWLSILISVTVSVSVAVLILVVSSMTNSAVLSIQEQNMKVLNNKIVKEVEQFLDLIHSELEDYAENREIQSAFGDEQVRSMVLEDLKRKLKGNTRLASMGAVGLDGHILFGSQSNGESTAGTDLSSRKYVRKILNGSQFAVSDVLKSTLDGRYIVVMGVPVKNDQGKMLGIFYMSVDWQQYAQKMIGDISIGEDGYSYILDDTGRIIAHKVNQGLILKDISNFRFVKDSLAVPKGNTRYVWEDRDKFQSFQVVPSTGWVVCMSAYVSDLERAANEERNVLIVMGIVMAILIVSLIVFTIRRLVTGPMADIRDFTSQIALGNFKAELTGKYSCELKDLSENIFFMVAELKHKLGFSEGVLKGLVLPCSIVGPDDKVLWANQHICDLIETRVGPEQAVGMDPGEFFFNERGRETLSQEAIKQEQQIQQELEYTTLRGQHKNIMVATTPFYDMDKNMLGSVSIWIDMTEIRDQQRQIEENSIMISEAAASATEVSNQVSSFSEALAAQVEQSSRGAEEQSVMASEAATAMDQMNSTVFEVARNASTAAELADISQQKAGEGELKVEQAVETIAQVRQQSDQMQKDMADLGKQADGIGHIMGVISDIADQTNLLALNAAIEAARAGDAGRGFAVVADEVRKLAESTMNATSEVGEYINRIQDSAKTNIANTEKSTQSIGEVTELINESGEILKEIVEKISETADQVRSIATASEEQSAASEQISRSTGQINTIAGETARAMNESAEAVSRMSELAKELDGIIGRMQQ, encoded by the coding sequence ATGAAGTTTAAAAGTATAAATAGTTGGTTGTCGATTTTGATCTCGGTGACAGTTTCTGTCTCTGTTGCAGTACTAATATTGGTAGTCAGCTCAATGACCAATTCAGCTGTTCTAAGTATTCAGGAACAGAACATGAAAGTTTTGAATAATAAGATTGTCAAGGAAGTTGAGCAATTTCTGGATCTTATCCATAGTGAGCTTGAAGACTATGCGGAGAATAGAGAGATTCAGAGCGCTTTCGGAGATGAACAGGTTCGCAGCATGGTGCTGGAGGATTTAAAGCGTAAGCTGAAAGGGAATACAAGGCTTGCGTCAATGGGGGCTGTCGGACTTGATGGCCATATTCTTTTCGGGAGTCAGTCCAATGGTGAATCAACAGCAGGCACAGACCTCAGCTCTAGAAAGTATGTGCGTAAAATACTTAATGGCAGTCAGTTTGCTGTCTCTGATGTATTAAAGTCAACGCTGGATGGACGATATATCGTGGTTATGGGTGTTCCGGTGAAGAATGACCAGGGTAAAATGCTTGGGATCTTCTACATGTCCGTGGATTGGCAGCAATATGCGCAGAAAATGATCGGAGATATTTCGATCGGTGAGGATGGTTATTCATATATTCTTGACGATACAGGACGTATTATTGCCCACAAGGTAAATCAGGGACTAATTTTAAAAGATATTTCCAATTTTCGATTTGTGAAAGACAGCCTTGCCGTTCCCAAAGGGAACACCCGGTATGTGTGGGAAGATCGGGATAAGTTCCAATCTTTTCAGGTAGTGCCTTCAACCGGTTGGGTCGTCTGTATGTCCGCTTATGTCTCTGACTTGGAACGTGCTGCCAATGAAGAACGGAATGTGCTTATCGTCATGGGTATTGTCATGGCCATCCTTATTGTCAGCTTGATTGTATTTACTATTCGTAGGCTTGTTACCGGGCCTATGGCGGATATTCGTGATTTTACAAGCCAGATTGCATTAGGCAATTTCAAAGCGGAGCTTACCGGGAAATATTCATGTGAGCTTAAGGATCTTTCAGAGAACATATTTTTTATGGTCGCCGAGCTTAAGCATAAGCTCGGTTTTTCCGAGGGTGTTCTTAAGGGGTTAGTGCTGCCTTGCTCTATTGTCGGTCCTGACGACAAGGTTCTATGGGCCAACCAGCATATTTGTGATCTTATTGAAACCAGAGTCGGACCTGAACAGGCTGTGGGTATGGATCCCGGTGAATTTTTCTTTAATGAACGGGGCCGGGAAACTCTCTCACAGGAAGCAATTAAGCAGGAACAACAGATTCAACAGGAATTAGAGTATACCACCCTTCGCGGGCAGCATAAAAATATAATGGTCGCGACCACTCCGTTCTACGATATGGATAAGAATATGCTCGGTTCAGTTTCAATCTGGATTGATATGACTGAAATTCGTGACCAGCAGCGACAGATTGAAGAGAACAGCATAATGATTTCCGAGGCAGCCGCCAGCGCAACAGAAGTTTCTAATCAGGTTTCAAGCTTTTCAGAAGCCTTAGCAGCACAGGTTGAGCAGTCCAGCCGTGGTGCTGAAGAACAGTCTGTAATGGCCAGTGAAGCTGCCACTGCTATGGATCAGATGAATTCAACTGTTTTTGAAGTTGCGCGAAACGCTTCTACCGCTGCTGAACTTGCAGATATTTCTCAGCAGAAAGCAGGGGAAGGTGAGCTGAAAGTAGAGCAGGCGGTTGAGACAATTGCGCAGGTTCGCCAGCAGTCCGATCAGATGCAGAAAGATATGGCGGACCTAGGTAAGCAGGCCGATGGAATCGGCCATATCATGGGCGTGATCAGCGATATTGCGGACCAGACCAATCTGCTGGCTCTTAACGCGGCAATTGAGGCTGCACGTGCCGGAGATGCCGGACGCGGATTTGCCGTTGTAGCTGATGAAGTCCGTAAGCTTGCCGAGTCAACCATGAATGCTACCAGTGAAGTCGGCGAATACATAAATCGTATTCAGGATAGTGCGAAAACCAATATAGCCAATACTGAGAAGTCGACCCAGTCAATAGGTGAAGTAACCGAGTTGATCAATGAGTCCGGGGAAATACTCAAAGAAATTGTTGAGAAGATTTCTGAAACAGCGGATCAGGTCCGGTCTATTGCAACCGCATCGGAAGAGCAGTCAGCGGCCAGTGAGCAGATCAGCCGTTCTACCGGACAGATTAACACAATTGCCGGAGAAACTGCACGGGCTATGAATGAATCAGCCGAAGCCGTCAGCCGTATGTCGGAGTTGGCTAAGGAGCTCGATGGGATAATCGGGCGTATGCAGCAGTAA